One Acetobacter ghanensis DNA window includes the following coding sequences:
- a CDS encoding TadE/TadG family type IV pilus assembly protein: protein MTRRMDSKGVIAVIAAFAIPTLLLLVCGAVDLTRIYIVKQRAQAGVDAAALVIGSEGSADEPAKGQADAEKIFWSNFNPSGTSQTSGVLNSSVVTMNVGDYNSSTKQVPVTVTVSVPLIFSMLQKSGATTITAVGYATFDQQTGSGRGWMALLCYKTSDASPPTQCQANYPSYAALQVVPSSTDPVIVDGPVCYSDKSYSGELGTACLSTSSIVNQSSLTLSTNATLTAQSTDTNGNSCSNCDSVQLDGGFTVKAGTTTITGMNVDNHGSTSVTNSTLTVENSGTYHSSGALTFSNAAFNGLSNEVTKVDSQTTLTNSTLALDNGQYCDNGITATNATISATNGGSLGCSSNPQSSPWSIQNGSKMLLSSGASLYIRGGSNFTVDASSFDINDSLVNIGVNAGVNLNVNDQSTLTIENNSTLYVYNYLVIQGGSSFTSSASTISASGLTLSNSGTLNLGNSTSFTVTGQTNTAISSALNISGASSATISGYAPISSGAVITVTGSNSSLVFNGQTPISNTTINVTNGASVTFNNAQSMSNVVLNVSGGGSATFKNVNGYTVSGITGTVNGSQSAINFAVSSQKGSLNTNITSQNGGVLSITYP from the coding sequence ATGACAAGGCGTATGGACTCCAAAGGTGTTATTGCCGTTATTGCGGCATTTGCCATACCTACCCTGCTGCTTCTTGTCTGTGGTGCTGTCGATCTGACTCGCATTTATATTGTCAAACAACGTGCCCAGGCAGGGGTGGATGCAGCCGCCCTTGTTATTGGATCGGAAGGGTCTGCGGATGAGCCTGCCAAAGGGCAGGCTGATGCCGAAAAAATATTCTGGAGCAATTTCAACCCCAGCGGCACCTCACAAACCAGCGGTGTGCTCAATTCCTCCGTCGTCACCATGAATGTGGGCGACTACAACTCAAGCACAAAACAGGTTCCGGTAACGGTTACTGTTTCGGTCCCCCTTATTTTCAGTATGCTACAAAAATCGGGGGCCACAACAATTACGGCCGTTGGCTACGCCACATTTGACCAGCAAACCGGTTCCGGGCGCGGCTGGATGGCCCTGCTGTGCTACAAAACGTCCGATGCCAGCCCGCCAACACAATGTCAGGCCAATTATCCGAGTTACGCGGCCCTTCAGGTTGTACCTTCCAGCACCGACCCTGTGATTGTAGATGGCCCGGTCTGCTATTCTGATAAAAGCTACTCTGGCGAACTGGGCACTGCGTGCCTAAGCACCTCCTCTATCGTCAATCAGTCCAGCCTGACGCTCTCTACAAATGCAACCCTGACTGCCCAAAGCACTGACACGAACGGGAATAGCTGCTCGAACTGTGACTCTGTCCAGCTGGATGGTGGCTTTACGGTTAAAGCCGGCACAACCACCATTACTGGCATGAATGTTGATAACCACGGCAGCACGTCTGTAACCAACAGCACCCTGACTGTCGAAAATTCAGGCACCTACCATAGCAGTGGTGCCCTCACGTTCAGCAATGCGGCATTTAATGGCCTGAGCAACGAAGTCACCAAGGTTGATAGCCAGACAACGCTGACCAATAGCACTCTGGCGCTGGATAACGGCCAGTACTGTGACAATGGGATAACCGCAACCAACGCCACCATAAGTGCGACAAATGGCGGGTCACTGGGATGTAGCAGCAACCCACAGAGTTCGCCGTGGAGCATACAGAACGGTTCGAAGATGCTCCTGTCCTCAGGCGCCAGTCTTTATATCCGAGGTGGCAGTAATTTTACGGTCGATGCCTCCTCGTTTGATATCAATGATTCCTTGGTCAACATTGGTGTTAACGCAGGCGTAAACCTGAATGTTAATGACCAGAGCACCCTGACGATAGAAAACAACTCTACCCTGTATGTTTACAACTACCTTGTCATACAGGGCGGTTCTTCTTTTACGTCATCCGCCTCCACCATTTCCGCATCGGGTTTAACGCTGAGTAATTCGGGCACTCTGAACCTTGGTAATTCGACCAGCTTTACGGTTACGGGGCAAACAAACACGGCCATTTCTTCGGCCCTGAATATATCTGGTGCAAGTTCAGCCACCATTTCTGGTTATGCGCCTATTTCATCAGGTGCTGTCATCACCGTAACCGGTTCCAATAGTAGTCTCGTATTTAACGGTCAGACTCCTATCAGCAACACGACGATCAATGTTACCAATGGGGCTTCCGTCACATTTAATAACGCGCAGTCCATGAGCAACGTTGTTCTCAACGTGTCCGGGGGTGGATCAGCCACATTCAAGAATGTTAACGGGTATACTGTGTCAGGCATTACCGGCACCGTTAATGGCTCTCAAAG
- a CDS encoding dihydroorotase, with amino-acid sequence MAAPAQNVPHKAHDLALKNGSVVLPDGTVETTVYVRDGRISAIGGTADAARVVDCTGLTILPGVIDTQVHFREPGAVENEDLESGSRSAVLGGVTGVFEMPNTKPTTSTPEAVADKLARAKGRMWCEHAFYVGATSDNADHCGELEKLPGTAGIKVFMGSSTGNLLVSDDDMLERVLRSGQRRVAIHAEDEARLIERMGERVEGDPASHPVWRDDETAMRATTRALHLARKTGRRVHILHITTPAELELISQHRDVASCELTPQHLTLAAEEAYPRLGTFAQMNPPIRSAAHRDGLWHWVSQGMPDVIGSDHAPHSLANKGKTYPASPSGMPGVQTLLPLMLNHVAHHRLTLRRLVDLTSAGPQRLFGLVRKGRIAVGYDADFTIVDLKARWTIEQDWLASRCGWSPFTGETLTGKPIGTIIRGHQVMWEGTLADKAVGEPFRFDATDRPA; translated from the coding sequence ATGGCCGCACCCGCACAGAACGTCCCGCACAAGGCGCATGATCTGGCGCTTAAAAATGGCTCTGTCGTCCTGCCTGACGGCACGGTGGAAACAACGGTTTATGTGCGCGATGGCCGAATTAGCGCCATTGGTGGCACAGCCGATGCTGCGCGGGTGGTGGATTGCACCGGCCTGACCATTCTGCCCGGTGTGATTGACACACAGGTCCATTTTCGGGAGCCGGGTGCTGTCGAAAATGAAGACCTTGAATCCGGCAGCCGCTCCGCCGTTCTTGGCGGTGTGACGGGCGTTTTTGAAATGCCCAATACCAAGCCCACCACCTCCACGCCTGAAGCCGTAGCCGACAAACTGGCCCGCGCCAAAGGCCGGATGTGGTGTGAACACGCCTTCTATGTTGGTGCAACATCCGATAATGCCGACCATTGCGGCGAACTGGAAAAACTTCCGGGCACTGCGGGCATTAAGGTGTTTATGGGGTCTTCCACAGGCAACCTTCTGGTCTCGGATGATGACATGCTCGAGCGCGTCCTACGATCAGGCCAGCGCCGTGTTGCCATTCATGCTGAAGATGAAGCCCGACTGATCGAGCGCATGGGTGAGCGCGTGGAGGGTGACCCGGCCTCTCACCCCGTCTGGCGGGATGATGAAACAGCCATGCGCGCCACCACGCGGGCGCTGCATCTGGCACGCAAAACCGGACGGCGGGTGCATATCCTCCACATTACAACCCCGGCGGAACTGGAACTGATCTCCCAGCACCGCGATGTCGCCTCCTGTGAACTGACACCGCAGCACCTCACGCTGGCTGCCGAGGAAGCCTACCCCCGGCTGGGCACCTTTGCCCAAATGAACCCGCCTATTCGCTCCGCCGCACATCGCGATGGACTGTGGCATTGGGTCTCGCAAGGGATGCCTGATGTTATTGGTTCCGACCATGCTCCCCACAGTCTGGCCAACAAAGGCAAAACCTACCCCGCCTCCCCATCGGGGATGCCGGGTGTGCAGACACTGCTCCCCCTCATGCTCAACCATGTCGCCCACCATCGCCTGACCCTACGCCGTCTGGTGGACCTGACTTCCGCCGGGCCACAGCGCCTGTTCGGTCTGGTGCGCAAAGGCCGCATTGCCGTGGGGTATGATGCGGACTTCACAATCGTGGACCTCAAAGCCCGCTGGACGATTGAGCAGGACTGGCTGGCCTCCCGGTGTGGGTGGTCCCCCTTTACTGGCGAAACATTGACCGGCAAGCCCATTGGTACCATTATTCGTGGGCATCAGGTTATGTGGGAAGGCACTCTGGCTGACAAAGCCGTAGGGGAGCCCTTCCGCTTTGATGCAACAGATAGACCAGCTTGA
- the gorA gene encoding glutathione-disulfide reductase has translation MTYDFDLLVIGAGSGGVRCARIAAGHGARVGVVESRHWGGTCVNLGCVPKKLMVMASDYADMVEDSHGFGWSTTPGTHSWPTLIAAKDREITRLNGIYVSMLEKAGITLFTGHAQFVDGHTLRITPSPLAPTEQPRTVTAKRIVIATGSTPSKLDIPGAELAITSDEAFALPERPQRVVMIGSGYIGIEFAGIFAGLGSKVDLVYRRDLPLRGFDEDMRTALADAIDARGITQHHHANPTQIVQDGQALVLTLDNGQTLTADCIFMATGRHPKIDSLGLGNTSITTVDNGRIQVDANSETTHPGIYAIGDVTDRINLTPVAIAEGHNLADRLFGKAPPRQWCYATTPKAVFFSPPVATVGLTEDEAAQNGAVDIYLTRFTPMRYTLAGRVRKTVMKLVVDQQSQKVVGVHILGDEAPEMLQAVAIAVTAGLTKADFDRTIGIHPTSAEELVTMRTRTRETPKADK, from the coding sequence ATGACATATGACTTCGATCTTCTGGTCATAGGAGCAGGCTCTGGCGGTGTACGATGCGCACGCATTGCCGCTGGGCATGGCGCGCGTGTTGGCGTGGTGGAAAGCCGCCACTGGGGTGGCACATGCGTCAATCTGGGCTGTGTGCCCAAAAAGCTGATGGTCATGGCCAGCGATTATGCCGACATGGTGGAGGACAGCCACGGCTTTGGCTGGTCTACCACCCCCGGCACACATAGCTGGCCAACCCTGATCGCCGCCAAGGACCGCGAAATTACGCGCCTGAACGGCATTTACGTATCCATGCTGGAAAAAGCGGGCATTACCCTCTTTACCGGCCATGCCCAGTTTGTGGACGGGCATACCCTGCGTATTACCCCCTCCCCTCTGGCGCCTACGGAACAGCCCCGGACTGTTACCGCTAAGCGAATCGTCATTGCCACCGGCTCTACCCCCTCCAAGCTGGATATTCCGGGGGCCGAACTGGCCATTACCTCCGACGAAGCCTTTGCCCTACCAGAGCGCCCACAACGGGTGGTCATGATTGGGAGTGGCTATATCGGCATTGAATTTGCCGGTATTTTTGCGGGCCTTGGCTCCAAAGTAGACCTTGTTTACCGCCGGGACCTGCCCCTGCGTGGCTTTGATGAGGACATGCGCACCGCTCTGGCAGACGCCATAGACGCCCGCGGCATTACCCAGCACCACCATGCCAACCCCACCCAGATTGTGCAGGACGGACAGGCGCTGGTTCTGACACTGGATAACGGGCAGACTCTTACGGCGGACTGCATCTTTATGGCCACTGGGCGCCACCCTAAAATTGATTCGCTAGGGTTAGGCAATACGTCCATCACAACCGTGGATAATGGCCGTATTCAGGTAGATGCCAACAGCGAGACGACACACCCCGGCATTTACGCCATCGGGGACGTAACCGACCGCATCAACCTGACCCCCGTTGCCATTGCGGAAGGCCATAACCTTGCCGACCGCCTGTTTGGCAAGGCTCCACCCCGCCAGTGGTGCTACGCTACCACGCCCAAAGCTGTCTTTTTCTCCCCCCCTGTCGCCACCGTTGGCCTGACGGAAGATGAAGCGGCTCAGAACGGTGCGGTCGATATTTACCTCACCCGTTTTACCCCCATGCGCTACACGCTGGCTGGCCGCGTGCGCAAAACGGTTATGAAGCTGGTTGTGGACCAACAGAGCCAAAAGGTGGTTGGCGTGCACATTCTGGGCGATGAAGCACCGGAAATGCTTCAGGCCGTTGCTATTGCCGTAACCGCTGGGCTGACCAAGGCGGACTTTGACCGCACCATTGGCATCCACCCCACTTCAGCCGAAGAACTGGTGACCATGCGCACCCGCACGCGTGAAACTCCTAAAGCTGACAAGTAA
- a CDS encoding ferredoxin--NADP reductase — protein MSETILDNDVLPRMSASEVPSALLPVEGQDGVWHLAPPTKEYGHLYPAKVLTVHHWTDRLFSFTTTRDPGLRFENGQFAMIGIEVDGKPLLRAYSIASPNYADEMEFLSIAVPDGPLTSRLRHVKVGDTVLIGRKPTGTLLLDNLRPGRNLYFLSTGTGLAPFMSLIKDPECYERYDHVILSHTVRISGELAYANHIRHELPKHEFLGEDISGKLLYYPAVTREDFAVTDRITKLIETGKIFTDLNIPALDPEHDRVMICGSPEMLADTEALLQARGFDEGNMSTPGAYVVEKAFAER, from the coding sequence ATGTCTGAAACCATTCTTGATAACGACGTTCTTCCCCGGATGTCTGCCTCTGAAGTGCCGAGCGCCCTGCTGCCGGTAGAAGGGCAGGACGGTGTGTGGCATCTTGCTCCCCCCACCAAGGAGTACGGTCACCTTTACCCGGCCAAGGTGCTGACCGTGCACCACTGGACCGACCGCCTGTTCAGCTTCACCACCACGCGCGACCCCGGCCTGCGTTTTGAAAACGGCCAGTTCGCCATGATCGGGATTGAAGTGGACGGCAAGCCCCTGCTGCGCGCCTACTCCATTGCCTCCCCCAATTATGCGGATGAAATGGAGTTCCTCTCCATTGCCGTGCCGGATGGCCCGCTGACCTCCCGCCTGCGCCACGTCAAGGTCGGCGACACGGTTCTGATCGGTCGCAAGCCCACCGGCACCCTGCTGCTGGACAACCTGCGCCCCGGCCGTAACCTGTACTTCCTGTCCACCGGCACCGGTCTGGCTCCCTTTATGAGCCTGATCAAGGACCCGGAATGCTACGAGCGTTACGACCACGTCATTCTGAGCCACACCGTGCGCATTTCCGGCGAGCTGGCTTATGCCAACCACATTCGCCACGAACTGCCCAAGCACGAGTTCCTTGGTGAAGATATTAGCGGCAAGCTGCTTTACTACCCGGCCGTCACGCGTGAAGACTTTGCCGTGACCGACCGCATTACCAAGCTGATCGAAACCGGGAAGATCTTTACGGATCTGAACATCCCCGCCCTCGACCCCGAGCATGACCGCGTGATGATCTGCGGTTCGCCCGAAATGCTGGCCGATACGGAAGCCCTGCTCCAGGCCCGCGGGTTTGATGAAGGCAACATGTCCACCCCCGGCGCTTACGTGGTGGAAAAAGCTTTTGCCGAACGGTAA
- a CDS encoding helicase-related protein, translated as MTSDTPASPARDALARAVAHTGLMPEPKEETEVLRRVARALEPGAREVPDETYRAVLCQVRRKKWISRLLDRTRRSGRIWITREEIEEAVSGIIDPDADDQALEHALAPVSLARLRGYGASPRAAFAAVQADLVDIGRVPSPAQTDLLLMAVAIAFNLPEGDPFLETARREEAQRQNTASRIEKTAQSRREQEEEQLKAWENSLVPFNEVPRLLHCSHREALRWIAENRLPVARKVQEPGGRERWEFDPAALVALRGQLSEWRRDERGGPASGLGKGKHAPDMGRKVANSVIARVAALDKYAAHFRTARALNRQITLVTGPTNSGKSYTALNALAQAESGLALAPLRLLAHEFREALAARGVEASLSTGEERIEVPGSRHLAATVEMCPFYSPVDVAVIDEAQMLFDTDRGAAWTAAIMGAPARHLYVLGAPDCIPMVRRIAELCGDPLDEISLERKSPLKAASQPVRLADLGAGDALIAFSRREVLDLRAALMQHGKRVAVVYGALSPEVRRAEAQRFNNGQADILVATDAIGMGLNLSIKRVVFAALKKYDGRQTRDLTVQEVKQIGGRAGRFGKHETGVVAVLAGAGSPSFVRRQLNADPEMPEDLRPYVQPDADIVKAVASEIGSQSLYGVLSRIHRAVLRKDDPNYRLSDMEQAFAIASALEGVEGLDLTTRWSYAMCPVDDRDNGIRRLVGWAADHAAGRRVLPPGTGPLPAAERAGREELERAEKRHKRLVAWRWLALRFPTIYPDREDAEETTRKLNDWIERVLRQQSRARRSSHG; from the coding sequence ATGACGTCAGATACCCCTGCCTCCCCCGCGCGTGACGCGCTTGCCCGTGCCGTGGCCCATACGGGCCTGATGCCCGAACCCAAGGAAGAAACCGAAGTTCTGCGCCGTGTTGCCCGCGCGTTGGAGCCCGGAGCGCGTGAGGTGCCGGACGAGACCTACCGGGCTGTGTTGTGCCAGGTACGCCGCAAAAAATGGATTTCCCGCCTGCTGGACCGTACCCGGCGGAGTGGCCGAATCTGGATTACGCGTGAAGAAATAGAAGAAGCGGTCTCGGGCATAATTGATCCGGATGCGGATGATCAGGCGCTTGAACACGCGCTGGCTCCCGTCAGTCTGGCGCGGCTGCGCGGGTATGGGGCATCCCCCCGTGCGGCTTTTGCCGCTGTGCAGGCTGACCTGGTGGACATTGGGCGTGTACCCTCGCCTGCGCAGACCGATCTGCTGCTGATGGCCGTGGCCATTGCCTTTAACCTGCCGGAAGGGGACCCGTTTCTGGAAACGGCGCGGAGGGAAGAGGCGCAGCGCCAGAACACAGCAAGCCGAATTGAGAAAACTGCACAAAGCCGGCGGGAGCAGGAGGAAGAGCAGCTCAAGGCGTGGGAAAACAGCCTTGTACCGTTTAACGAGGTGCCGCGACTCCTCCACTGTTCACACCGCGAAGCTCTGCGCTGGATTGCCGAGAATCGGCTGCCCGTGGCTCGTAAAGTGCAGGAGCCGGGCGGCCGGGAACGGTGGGAGTTTGATCCGGCTGCTCTGGTAGCCCTACGTGGCCAGCTATCCGAGTGGCGGCGGGATGAGCGGGGTGGGCCAGCATCCGGGCTTGGTAAAGGCAAACATGCGCCAGATATGGGGCGTAAGGTCGCCAATTCCGTAATCGCCCGTGTGGCGGCGCTGGATAAATACGCAGCCCATTTTAGAACCGCACGCGCTCTTAACCGCCAGATTACGCTGGTTACGGGGCCGACCAACAGCGGCAAGTCCTATACTGCGCTCAATGCGCTGGCTCAGGCCGAAAGTGGGTTGGCGCTCGCCCCCCTGCGCCTGCTTGCACATGAGTTCCGCGAGGCGCTGGCGGCCCGTGGAGTCGAGGCATCCCTATCCACCGGGGAGGAGAGAATCGAGGTGCCGGGGAGCAGGCATCTGGCGGCAACGGTGGAAATGTGCCCCTTTTACAGCCCTGTTGATGTGGCCGTGATCGACGAAGCCCAGATGCTGTTTGACACGGACCGTGGTGCTGCATGGACTGCGGCCATTATGGGGGCACCTGCCCGGCACCTGTATGTGCTGGGTGCGCCCGATTGTATTCCCATGGTGCGCCGGATTGCCGAACTATGTGGTGACCCGCTGGACGAAATCTCGCTCGAGCGTAAAAGCCCGCTCAAGGCCGCCAGCCAGCCTGTGCGTCTGGCCGACCTTGGTGCCGGTGATGCGTTGATTGCGTTCTCCCGTAGGGAGGTGCTGGACCTGCGTGCAGCCCTTATGCAGCACGGCAAGCGGGTTGCTGTGGTGTATGGCGCACTCAGCCCGGAAGTGCGGCGGGCCGAAGCGCAGCGCTTTAACAACGGTCAGGCTGATATTCTGGTGGCAACGGATGCCATTGGCATGGGGCTTAACCTGTCCATCAAGCGGGTGGTGTTTGCCGCGCTCAAAAAATACGATGGCCGCCAGACCCGTGACCTGACCGTGCAGGAGGTCAAGCAGATTGGCGGGCGTGCCGGGCGCTTTGGTAAGCATGAGACGGGGGTTGTGGCTGTTCTGGCCGGGGCGGGTAGCCCTAGCTTTGTGCGCCGCCAGTTGAATGCGGACCCCGAAATGCCCGAAGACCTGCGCCCTTACGTGCAGCCGGATGCGGACATCGTCAAAGCTGTTGCGTCCGAAATAGGGTCGCAAAGCCTGTATGGTGTGCTCTCGCGCATTCACAGGGCGGTCTTGCGCAAGGATGACCCCAATTACCGTCTGTCCGATATGGAGCAGGCTTTTGCCATTGCCTCGGCTCTGGAAGGGGTAGAAGGGCTGGACCTGACCACCCGCTGGTCTTACGCCATGTGCCCGGTAGATGATCGGGATAATGGGATACGGCGTCTGGTGGGCTGGGCTGCGGACCATGCGGCTGGTCGCCGGGTGCTGCCGCCGGGCACTGGCCCTTTGCCTGCGGCGGAGCGCGCTGGGCGCGAGGAACTGGAACGGGCTGAAAAACGGCACAAGAGGCTGGTGGCATGGCGCTGGCTGGCGCTGCGCTTCCCAACCATTTACCCCGACCGGGAAGACGCAGAAGAAACAACCCGTAAACTGAACGACTGGATTGAACGGGTTCTACGCCAGCAGAGTCGGGCGCGCCGTTCCTCACACGGGTAA
- a CDS encoding SDR family oxidoreductase, whose product MMGRSPWRVKNTQPHLTGRVALVTGANSGLGFETALGLAHRGARLILPVRNPEKGQNALTRLRASCPMADVTLLPLNLASLRSVAACAKAIAAITDRIDIQINNAGVMAPTRRMETEDGFELQFGVNHLGHFALSAHLRPLLEAAENGGILVTVASLAAGKNTIHFNDLQSRHRYSPFGAYQQSKLANLLFAHELARRAGEQGWNLHSRAAHPGWAATSIVANGQGSTLPYPLGLIEQTLGTAILRVMGQSAAGGAEPLLYAALSPQARDGDYYGPQGAGERRGPPGPAVVPPTARKGSLAARLWDVSERLTNTAW is encoded by the coding sequence ATGATGGGGCGCAGCCCTTGGCGGGTTAAAAATACACAACCGCATCTGACTGGCCGTGTCGCACTGGTTACCGGAGCCAATAGCGGGCTGGGGTTTGAAACAGCTCTGGGCCTCGCCCACCGTGGTGCCAGACTGATCCTGCCGGTCCGCAACCCGGAAAAAGGACAGAATGCCCTAACCCGCCTGCGGGCCAGTTGCCCCATGGCCGATGTGACGCTGCTCCCCCTTAATCTGGCCTCCCTCCGCTCGGTCGCCGCATGTGCAAAGGCGATTGCCGCCATAACGGACAGGATTGATATCCAGATCAACAATGCCGGAGTTATGGCGCCAACCCGCCGGATGGAAACAGAAGACGGCTTTGAACTTCAGTTTGGCGTTAACCATCTGGGCCATTTTGCGCTAAGCGCACACCTACGCCCCTTGCTGGAAGCAGCGGAAAACGGGGGAATACTTGTAACCGTAGCCAGTCTGGCTGCGGGTAAGAACACCATCCACTTCAACGACCTTCAGTCCCGCCATCGCTACAGCCCGTTTGGGGCTTACCAGCAAAGCAAGCTGGCCAACCTGCTGTTTGCGCACGAACTGGCCCGCAGGGCTGGCGAACAGGGCTGGAACCTCCATTCCCGCGCAGCGCATCCGGGCTGGGCGGCCACTTCCATTGTGGCCAACGGCCAGGGTTCTACCCTGCCCTATCCTCTGGGGCTGATTGAGCAAACACTGGGCACGGCCATCTTGCGCGTTATGGGCCAGTCCGCCGCCGGTGGGGCTGAACCGCTGCTTTACGCGGCACTTTCCCCTCAGGCGCGGGATGGAGACTATTACGGCCCGCAGGGAGCAGGAGAACGGCGCGGGCCACCCGGCCCAGCCGTTGTGCCCCCCACTGCCCGCAAAGGCAGCCTTGCGGCCCGCCTTTGGGATGTTTCGGAACGGTTGACCAACACCGCGTGGTAA
- a CDS encoding DedA family protein produces the protein MLESMGLPLPAESLLITGAIFCATTHKLQIEGIIIAGVTGAIMGDNLGYMIGHRLGLGLLRKHGPRFGLTPERLLLGRYVFLRHGGPVIFFGRFVAILRMFVAILAGANRMPWHTFLFYNALGGLFWAGGYTLCAYLLGSEIAKLSGWLAVAFGAATLVVIGALVIFIKHNEKRLTEEAMKAAEQDEQLKATFP, from the coding sequence ATGCTGGAAAGCATGGGGCTGCCCCTCCCTGCGGAAAGCCTGCTTATTACTGGCGCAATCTTTTGCGCGACCACCCACAAGCTCCAGATCGAAGGCATTATTATTGCCGGCGTGACAGGCGCGATCATGGGGGACAATCTGGGCTATATGATTGGCCACCGTCTGGGGCTGGGGCTTTTGCGCAAGCATGGTCCACGCTTTGGTCTGACCCCCGAACGCCTGCTGCTGGGACGCTATGTTTTCCTCAGGCATGGTGGGCCGGTCATTTTCTTTGGTCGCTTTGTGGCCATCCTGCGGATGTTCGTCGCCATACTGGCGGGAGCGAACCGTATGCCTTGGCACACGTTCCTGTTCTATAATGCGCTTGGTGGCCTGTTCTGGGCAGGTGGATACACGCTGTGCGCCTATCTGCTGGGAAGCGAGATTGCCAAACTCTCCGGCTGGCTGGCCGTTGCCTTTGGTGCCGCAACTCTGGTGGTCATTGGTGCTCTGGTTATCTTCATCAAGCACAATGAAAAACGTCTGACGGAGGAAGCCATGAAAGCAGCAGAACAGGATGAACAGCTCAAAGCCACGTTTCCATGA